DNA from Castellaniella sp. MT123:
GGAGGTGCGGGACTGACCCGCCAATGTTTCTGATGTGGGGCTGGCGGACCCGATTTCAAGACAAGGCCGGAAATTTTCCGGATGCCTGCCGACCGGGCCGCGCCATGCGGCGTCTGAGGACTCAGCCCTGCCCGGCCGATACCATCACCAGCGCCGGACGCAGCACGCGGTCCGCGATCAGATAGCCTTTTTGCAGGGTCTGGGCAACCAAGCCCTGGGCATGTTCCGAAGGTACCGTCGAAATTGCCTGATGACGATGCGGATCGAAAGTCTCGCCCGGCTGTGGTGCGATTTCCCGCATCTGGTTTCGTTCGAACGCCGTGTTGAGCTGGCGCAACGTGGCTTCGACGCCGTGCTTCCAGTCGTCCGCCGTCTGGCCTTCCTGAGCCAGCGCCGCTTCCAGGCTGTCACACACGGGAATCAGGCTTTCGGCGAAGGATTCGGTGCCGAACTTGCGGGCCTTGGCCACGTCTTCCTGGGCGCGGCGGCGTACGTTTTCGACTTCGGCGTGGGCGCGCAGCAATTGGTCGTGATATTCGGTGATCTTGGCCTGAGCCTCGGCCAGCAGCGCGGCGAGGTCCTCGCCGGATTGAGCAGCCGCGGACTCGGCGGATGCAGCGCCGGGGGCATCAGGGGTTTCGGCCGAACCCCGAGGCGCGGCGCCGGGCGCGGCTTTAGGGTCCAAGTCTTCCTGGGGTGCCGACATGGTGAATTCTCCAAAAACAGATGAATGCGAATGTTTTGTCATATGGGGGGGTGAAACGGTGATTTCAAGACCCCGATCCGAGGGCTGACTACGTCCACCCGGCCAGATTGCGGGCGATCAGGCCGGCGAATCCCCGCACCCAACCGGGATCCGCGTTCAGACAGGGGATGTAGTGGAATTCGCGCCCGCCCGCCGCCAGAAAAGCCCTGCGGCAGCCCAGATTGATCTCTTCCAGGGTTTCTAGGCAGTCCGCCAGAAACCCGGGGCAGAGCACGTCGACACGGGCCACGCCTTCGCGCCCCCAGGCTTCGAGCGTTGCCTGCGTATATGGCTGCAACCAGGGCGCGGCACCGAAGCGGCTCTGAAAACTGACGTACAGACGCTGGCCGTCAGCACCCAACCGTGTGCGCAGCGCGGCCGCCGTCCGCATGCAGTCGCGAAAATACGGGTCTCCGCGCTGCACACAGGACTGCGGCAGGCCATGGAAACTGAGCAGCAGGCGGTCCGCGGGCCCAACCTGTTCCCAATGCGTCCGGATGGACTGATGCAAGGCCTCGATGTAGGCGGAATCCTGAGGGAAGCGGTCCAGAACCCGCAGGGTCGGTTGATGGCGCAGATGCGCCAGATGGGCGTTGACCGCATCCACGGCGGTGGCCGTGGTGCTGGCGGCATACTGCGGATACAGGGGCGCCACCAGGATGCGGCCGCAGCCGGCGGCCATCAGGGCATCCAGCCGGCCGGCGATGGCGGGCTGGCCGTAGCGCATCGCCAGTTCGACCCGGACGTCCAAGCCCTGGTCCCGCAAGGTCTGCGCGACGCCCTCGGCCAGGTCCTGCCCATGCACCAGCAGCGGTGAGCCGCGTTCCAGCCAGATTTCGGCGTATTTCGGCGCGATCACCGCCGGTCTGCGGGTGAGCACGAACAGGCGCAAAATGATCTGCCACAACCAGGAGGGCAGCTCTACCACGCGCGGATCGGACAGGAATTCCGCCAGGTAGCGGCGCACAGCCGCCGGGGTGGGGGCGTCCGGCGTACCCAGGTTGACCAGCAGCACGCCCAACGGCCCGCGATCCGGCCCGGCGGCGTCGGGATCCAGAGCGCGCGGATCCGGTGTGTCGGAAATGAAACGTGTCATGAAATCAAATATCACAATGCTGCTTGGCCGAGCGCATTGGACAACATCCGCGCCGTGATGTCCACGATGGGGATGACCCGCTCGTAGGCCATGCGGCTGGGACCGATCACACCCAGCGTGCCGATGACCTGCCCGTCGACGCCATAAGGCGCCGTGATTACCGACACGTCTTCCAGCGGCACCAGGCGCGAATCGCCGCCGATGTAGATCTGCACGCCCTGCGCGTGGCTGGACACGTCCAGCAGGTGCAGCAGATCGGTCTTCTGTTCGAACAAGGCGAACAGCCGGCGCAAGCGGTCCATGTCGGCCGTCATTTCGGAGACTTCCAGCAGCTTGCCCTCGCCCGAGATCACGACCGACTCGTCCACCGTGTCCGGCGACCCGATGCCGGCGTCGACCGCCTGCTGCATCAGCCGGGTGATGTCGGATTTCAGGGAGGCCAGTTCGTCCGCCAGCGACAGACGGACCTCGTGGAAGGACTTGCCGGAGAAATGCCGGTTGAAAAAATTCGAGGCTTCCAGGAGTTCGATTTCGGTGTATTCACGTGGCACGAACAGGATGCGGTTCTGCACATCCCCGTTGGGCGTGACGATGATCAGCAGCACGCGCTTGTCCGACAGACGGATGAATTCGATGTGGCGAAACACCTGCGTGCGCTTGGGCGTGAGCACCACGCCGGCGAACTGCGACAGGTTCGACAGCAGCGAGGCCGCCGCCATCACGGCCCGCCCCGGCTCGGCCGCCGGCAGGCAGTCGGCGATCTGCAGGTTGGGGCTGAGTTCGTAGGGCCGCACGGTCAGCAGGCTATCGACGAACATGCGGTAACCACGCGGCGTGGGGATGCGCCCCGCCGACGTATGCGGGCTGTGAATCAGGCCCAGGTCTTCCAGGTCGGCCATGACGTTGCGGATCGTTGCCGGCGACAGGTCGAAGACCTTGGACAAGGTACGCGACCCTACGGGCTGGCCGTCCGCGATGTAGCGTTCCACCAGCGTTTTCAGCAATGCTTTGGCTCGATCATCCATGTCCAGTTCATCCATCGTCCGGGACAACCACGACACACCGGCACCGGCGGGTGTGCTTTCATCCCCCTATAATCGGGTACTCCTTATTATTCCATTAATTGCGCGAGGCACTGGGTTCCATGCACTTCAACACCGTGGCCCTGGTCGGCCGCTACCAGGACAGCGGCCTGGATGCGCCCCTGCGGCGCCTGGGATCGGTCCTGCAGGCGGCGGGCTGCGCCGTCCTGGTCGAAGCCGAGACGGGCCGCAACAGCGGCGTGCACGATTTCCAGCTGGCTTCCTACGCAGACATCGGGACACGCGCCGATCTGGTCATCATCATGGGCGGCGACGGTACCATGCTGGCGGCAGCCCGGCAGCTGGCGACCTTCGACGTCCCCCTGATCGGCATCAACCACGGCCGCCTGGGCTTCATCACCGACATCCCGTTGGGCAACGCCGACGAGGCCATCACCGGCATCCTGAATGGCGCCTATGTGCAGGACGAACGCACGCTGCTCGAAGGCCGCGTCATGCGCGGCGACCAGGAAATGGTCGCGGGGCTAGCCCTGAACGACGTCATCATCAACCGCGCCGGGCGCGGCGGCATGATCGAACTACGGGTCGAGTGCAATGGCGTCTTCATGCACAGCCAGCGCGCCGACGGCCTGATCATCGCCACCCCCACGGGCTCGACGGCCTATGCCCTGTCGGCTGGGGGGCCCATCCTGCACCCTCAGGTCAATGCGCTGGTGCTGGTGCCCGTCGCGCCCCAGACCCTGTCGAACCGGCCCATCACCCTGCCGGAAGACTCGCTGTTGAACATCACCATCCGTGCGCTCGGCCGGGTGGAAACGGGCGCCAGCGTGCACTTCGACATGCAGACCCTGTCCAACTGCCAGGAAGGCGACCGCATCGATGTGCGGCGCAGCCCGCACCGGGTACGCTTCCTGCACCCGCAGGGCTACAGCTATTTTTCCACCCTGCGCAGCAAACTGAACTGGAACCGGATGCTGCATCCCTGGGACGACCCCGACGACAGCCCCCGCTAAGGCCCTATGCTGCGCGCTCTGCACATTCTCGATTTCGTCATCGTCGATCGCGCCGAGATCGCCTTCGAAGCCGGCTTCACCGTGTTTTCGGGTGAAACCGGCGCCGGGAAATCAATCCTGATCGATGCCCTGTCGCTCGCCCTGGGCGGCCGGGGCGATGCCACCCTGGTGCGCGAAGGCGCCAGCCGCGCCGACATCAGCGCGGTCTTCGACGCGCCGCCCGCCGCATCCGACTGGCTGAACGAACAGGCCATCGAAGGTCCCGAGCTGATCCTGCGCCGCGTGATCGATACCCAGGGGCGCAGCAAGGCCTATATCAATGGCCTGCCCACCACGCTGAACCAGCTGCGCGACTTGGGCGCCCTGCTGGTGGACATTCATGGCCAGCATGCCCACCAGAGCCTGCTGCAGGCGGCCAGCCAGCGCGACATTCTGGATACCCAGGGGGGCCACGCCGATCAGGCACGCGCCCTGTCGGACGCCTGGACCACCTGGCGCGCCGCCCAGTCCGCCCTGGATGCAGCCCGAAACGACGCCGCGGGCCAGGCCGCCGCGCTCGAACAGCTGCGGCAGGACGCCGCGTTTCTGGAAGATCTGGCGCCGCAACCCGGCGAATGGCCGGACTTATGCGCGCGGCAGTCCCGCCTGGCGCATGCCCAGGCCTTGCTGGCCGGCGCGGGTCAGGCGATAGAAGCCCTGGACGGCGAATCCGGATCGGTGGCGCAGGCCCTGCAAGCCGCCCTGCAGACGCTGCAGTCCCTGGTGCGTCACGATCCCCGCCTGGAAGAACACTGCCAGACCCTGGAATCGGCCCGCATCCTGTGCGCGGAAACCGTCCATGGCCTGAACGCCTACGCGGACCGCCTGGAACTGGATCCGGACGCGCTGGCGCAGGCCGACGCCCGCATGAGCCAAATGTTCGCCGCCGCCCGGCGTTTTCACGTCGAGCCCGAAGAACTGGCCGATCTGCGCGACACGCTGCTCACCCGGCTGCGACAGGCGGCCGCCGGCCAGGATCTGGACGCGCTCGCCCAGGCCTGCGCCACCGCCGAAGTCCGCTACCAGACGATCGCGCAGGCACTGAGCACCGCACGCCAGGCCACCGCGCAGCGCCTGGCCGGGCAGGTCACCGCCGCCATGCAGACGCTGTCCATGGAAGGCGGGTCGTTTCGGGTTGAACTACCGGCCAGCAAGCCCTCGGCTCACGGCCTGGAAACGGTGGAATTCGCGGTGGCCGGACATGCCGGGGTGGCACCCAGGCCGCTGTCGCGGGTCGCCTCGGGCGGCGAGCTGGCACGGATTTCCCTGGCACTGTCTGTCATCGCCAGCCAGGCGGCCCGCGTCCCCACCCTGATTTTCGACGAAGTGGACACCGGCATCGGTGGCGGTGTGGCGGAAGTCGTGGGCCGGTTGCTGCACGAACTGGGCTTGCGCCATCAGGTGCTGTGTGTCACCCATCTACCCCAGGTGGCGGCCTGCGCGGTCCACCATTTCCAGGTCAGCAAGACGACGCACGCCCACCGGACGTCTTCATCCATTCGGCCGCTGGATGCCGATGCACGGATCCAGGAAGTCGCCCGCATGCTGGGCGGACTGAAGATCACGGAAGCGACCCGGGACCATGCCCGGGAAATGCTGCGGCTATCGGCCGGCTGAAGCCGGCCCGATCACGCCTTACCCGGTCTTTTTGGACTCCAGGCATTTTGGGCAGACACCGTAGAGCATCATGTGGTGGCTTTCCAGTGAAAACCCGTTTTCCTTGGCGATGCGGTGCTGGCGCTTTTCGATTTCCGCATCGGAAAATTCGACGACACGCCCGCAGTTGGTGCAGATCAAGTGATCGTGATGATCCCCGTCGTTCAATTCGAAGACGGCCTTGCCGCCATCGAACTGGCTGCGCAACAGGATACCGGCCTGCTCGAACTGAGTCAGGACCCGATAGACCGTGGCCAGGCCGATGTCGACGTCTTCCGCGATCAAGGCGCGATAGACGTCTTCGGCGCTGTGATGGCGGGTTTCCGCCTTACGGAATATATCGAGGATCTTCAGGCGCGGAAACGTCGCCTTCAGACCCATGTTTTTAAGCTCGAGCTGATCATTCATGGTTCAAGTATCCTGGGTCTGGCGGGGGAAAGCAAGCCGGGCGGACAAGCCCCGATCCCAGCCCCGCGCATGCGCAATTCCGAATTCCCTTTATGATAGCGGTTTTAGCGGCCGCAATCCGCCGGCCAGCCATCGATCACGGGGGCTTTCGTGCGCATCCGAGCTAGTCATTTTTCCCGCAGGGCAACCCTCTGTCTGGCCGCTGGTCTGCTGACCATCGGTCTGGCCGGCTGCGGTTCGACAAACTGGGGGTTCCCCTATCGGGCCACCGTCCAGCAAGGCAACTGGATCACGGCCGAGCAGGTGACGCAGCTCGAAGTCGGCATGACCCGTGATCAGGTGCGGTTCATTCTCGGCACGCCGACGCTCGAGGATATCTTCCACGCCGAACGCTGGGACTATCCGTATTACAACCAGCCTGGCTACGGCAAGGACGAACTGCGCAAATTCACCGTCTGGTTCCAGGACGACAAACTGGTCCGTTGGTCGGGTGACGAACAACCCGATCGCCAGCCCTTCCAGAAGACCGACAGCGGCAAGGAAGCCGTCGCCCCCGCCAACAAGACTCAGGCCGACGAAGCTGCCCAGCGGGCCGCCTCGCCCGGGCTGAACGATTCGGCCGCCCCCAACGCGGGCATCTCGACACAGACCCCGCAGGCCACGATCCACACCGAAACCCCCGCCAACACCACCAAAGGCCAATGATCATGCGTATCGCCATTGCCGGGGCCTCGGGCCGCATGGGGCGCATGTTGATCCAGGCCGTCCTGGATTCCGCCGACCTGACGCTGGCCGTCGCCCTCGATCGCACTGGCAGCGGCGCGCTTGGCCAGGACGCCGGCACTTTTCTGGGCATTGTGACAGGCGTTCCGATCACCGACGACCTGCAGGCGCTGGCGAATGCCGACTGCCTGATCGACTTCACCCGTCCCGAAGGCACCCTGGCCCATCTGGATGTCTGCGCGACGCACGGTGTGAAATGCGTCATCGGCACCACCGGCTTCGATACCCAGGGCAAGCAGGCCATCCGCGCCGCCGCCCAGAAAACCGCGATCGTGTTCTCCCCCAACATGAGCGTGGGGGTGAACGCCACGCTGAAACTGCTGGACATGGCCGCTCGCCTGCTCAACAGCGGCTACGACGTCGAAGTCTTCGAGGCGCACCACCGCAACAAAGTGGACGCGCCCTCCGGCACGGCGCTGGCGATGGGCGAAGCCGTCGCCCACGCCTGGGGCGTCCAGCTGGAAGATGTCGCCGATTGGGCACGCCATGGCCACACCGGCGTGCGCGAGACCGGCCACATCGGGTTTTCGGTCGTGCGTGGCGGCGATATTGTGGGGGATCACACCGTCTATTTCTGCGGCACCGGCGAACGCATCGAAATCACGCACCGATCCGGCAGCCGCGCCACCTATGCCCAGGGCAGCCTGCGCGCCGCACGCTACCTGGCGCGCAAGGAATTCGGCCTGTTCGACATGCAGGACGTGCTGGCCAGCTAAACCTGCTCTTTCCCCGCATGCCGGGCGGCGCGGGAAACCC
Protein-coding regions in this window:
- a CDS encoding outer membrane protein assembly factor BamE gives rise to the protein MAAGLLTIGLAGCGSTNWGFPYRATVQQGNWITAEQVTQLEVGMTRDQVRFILGTPTLEDIFHAERWDYPYYNQPGYGKDELRKFTVWFQDDKLVRWSGDEQPDRQPFQKTDSGKEAVAPANKTQADEAAQRAASPGLNDSAAPNAGISTQTPQATIHTETPANTTKGQ
- the hrcA gene encoding heat-inducible transcriptional repressor HrcA, with the translated sequence MDDRAKALLKTLVERYIADGQPVGSRTLSKVFDLSPATIRNVMADLEDLGLIHSPHTSAGRIPTPRGYRMFVDSLLTVRPYELSPNLQIADCLPAAEPGRAVMAAASLLSNLSQFAGVVLTPKRTQVFRHIEFIRLSDKRVLLIIVTPNGDVQNRILFVPREYTEIELLEASNFFNRHFSGKSFHEVRLSLADELASLKSDITRLMQQAVDAGIGSPDTVDESVVISGEGKLLEVSEMTADMDRLRRLFALFEQKTDLLHLLDVSSHAQGVQIYIGGDSRLVPLEDVSVITAPYGVDGQVIGTLGVIGPSRMAYERVIPIVDITARMLSNALGQAAL
- the fur gene encoding ferric iron uptake transcriptional regulator → MNDQLELKNMGLKATFPRLKILDIFRKAETRHHSAEDVYRALIAEDVDIGLATVYRVLTQFEQAGILLRSQFDGGKAVFELNDGDHHDHLICTNCGRVVEFSDAEIEKRQHRIAKENGFSLESHHMMLYGVCPKCLESKKTG
- the recN gene encoding DNA repair protein RecN, which codes for MLRALHILDFVIVDRAEIAFEAGFTVFSGETGAGKSILIDALSLALGGRGDATLVREGASRADISAVFDAPPAASDWLNEQAIEGPELILRRVIDTQGRSKAYINGLPTTLNQLRDLGALLVDIHGQHAHQSLLQAASQRDILDTQGGHADQARALSDAWTTWRAAQSALDAARNDAAGQAAALEQLRQDAAFLEDLAPQPGEWPDLCARQSRLAHAQALLAGAGQAIEALDGESGSVAQALQAALQTLQSLVRHDPRLEEHCQTLESARILCAETVHGLNAYADRLELDPDALAQADARMSQMFAAARRFHVEPEELADLRDTLLTRLRQAAAGQDLDALAQACATAEVRYQTIAQALSTARQATAQRLAGQVTAAMQTLSMEGGSFRVELPASKPSAHGLETVEFAVAGHAGVAPRPLSRVASGGELARISLALSVIASQAARVPTLIFDEVDTGIGGGVAEVVGRLLHELGLRHQVLCVTHLPQVAACAVHHFQVSKTTHAHRTSSSIRPLDADARIQEVARMLGGLKITEATRDHAREMLRLSAG
- the dapB gene encoding 4-hydroxy-tetrahydrodipicolinate reductase — encoded protein: MRIAIAGASGRMGRMLIQAVLDSADLTLAVALDRTGSGALGQDAGTFLGIVTGVPITDDLQALANADCLIDFTRPEGTLAHLDVCATHGVKCVIGTTGFDTQGKQAIRAAAQKTAIVFSPNMSVGVNATLKLLDMAARLLNSGYDVEVFEAHHRNKVDAPSGTALAMGEAVAHAWGVQLEDVADWARHGHTGVRETGHIGFSVVRGGDIVGDHTVYFCGTGERIEITHRSGSRATYAQGSLRAARYLARKEFGLFDMQDVLAS
- the hemH gene encoding ferrochelatase — translated: MTRFISDTPDPRALDPDAAGPDRGPLGVLLVNLGTPDAPTPAAVRRYLAEFLSDPRVVELPSWLWQIILRLFVLTRRPAVIAPKYAEIWLERGSPLLVHGQDLAEGVAQTLRDQGLDVRVELAMRYGQPAIAGRLDALMAAGCGRILVAPLYPQYAASTTATAVDAVNAHLAHLRHQPTLRVLDRFPQDSAYIEALHQSIRTHWEQVGPADRLLLSFHGLPQSCVQRGDPYFRDCMRTAAALRTRLGADGQRLYVSFQSRFGAAPWLQPYTQATLEAWGREGVARVDVLCPGFLADCLETLEEINLGCRRAFLAAGGREFHYIPCLNADPGWVRGFAGLIARNLAGWT
- a CDS encoding NAD kinase translates to MHFNTVALVGRYQDSGLDAPLRRLGSVLQAAGCAVLVEAETGRNSGVHDFQLASYADIGTRADLVIIMGGDGTMLAAARQLATFDVPLIGINHGRLGFITDIPLGNADEAITGILNGAYVQDERTLLEGRVMRGDQEMVAGLALNDVIINRAGRGGMIELRVECNGVFMHSQRADGLIIATPTGSTAYALSAGGPILHPQVNALVLVPVAPQTLSNRPITLPEDSLLNITIRALGRVETGASVHFDMQTLSNCQEGDRIDVRRSPHRVRFLHPQGYSYFSTLRSKLNWNRMLHPWDDPDDSPR
- the grpE gene encoding nucleotide exchange factor GrpE, which encodes MSAPQEDLDPKAAPGAAPRGSAETPDAPGAASAESAAAQSGEDLAALLAEAQAKITEYHDQLLRAHAEVENVRRRAQEDVAKARKFGTESFAESLIPVCDSLEAALAQEGQTADDWKHGVEATLRQLNTAFERNQMREIAPQPGETFDPHRHQAISTVPSEHAQGLVAQTLQKGYLIADRVLRPALVMVSAGQG